In Ailuropoda melanoleuca isolate Jingjing chromosome 11, ASM200744v2, whole genome shotgun sequence, a genomic segment contains:
- the DMP1 gene encoding dentin matrix acidic phosphoprotein 1 gives MKTSILLMFLWGLSCALPVTRYQNTESESSEEWKGHLAQTPTPPLESSESSEESKVSSEEQASEDPSDSAESKEGLNDHQYMHRPADGLPRNGGKGGDDKDDDEDDSGDDTFGNDDNGPGPEKRQGGNSRHKSNEDSADTTQSGEDSALQGEDSAQDTTSESRDLDHEDEVNSRPERGDSAQESDSEELWVGGGSEGDSSHGDGSEFGDEEMQNDDPDIIRSDRGNSRMNSASVKSEESKGNSDEQASTQDSGDSQSVEYPRRKIFRKSRISEEDDIGELDDNNTMEEIKSDSTENTNSKETGLSQSRENSESESLEESEEKQSPEDSQNVQDPSSESSQEIDQPSQENSSESQEEVVSESRGDNPDNTTSHSEDQEDSDSSEENSLNKTSSSESESTEEQADSESNESLKDSEESPEFTEENSSSQEGLQSHSASAESQSEESQSEQDSQSEEDDASDSQDSSKSKEDSNSTESKSSSEEDGQSKNTEIESRKLTVDTYHNKPIGDQDDNDCQDGY, from the exons ATGAAGACCAGCATCCTGCTTATGTTCCTTTGGGGGTTGTCCTGTGCTCTCCCAGTAA CCAGGTATCAAAATACTGAATCTGAGAGCTCTGAAGAATGGAAG ggtcATTTGGCTCAGACACCAACACCACCTTTG gagaGCAGTGAGTCATCAGAAGAAAGTAAAGTTAGCTCAGAGGAACAG GCAAGTGAAGACCCTAGTGACAGTGCTGAATCAAAGGAGGGCCTTAATGATCACCAGTATATGCACAGACCAGCTGATGGCCTCCCTAGgaatggaggaaaaggaggagatgataaagatgatgatgaagatgacagTGGAGATGACACTTTTGGCAATGATGACAATGGCCCAGGTCCTGAAAAGAGACAAGGAGGAAACTCCAGACACAAAAGTAATGAAGACTCAGCCGACACCACACAATCTGGGGAAGATAGTGCCTTGCAAGGGGAAGACAGTGCCCAAGATACCACCAGTGAGAGCAGGGACCTTGACCATGAGGATGAGGTGAACAGCAGGCCTGAGAGAGGTGACTCTGCTCAAGAGAGTGATAGTGAGGAGCTCTGGGTGGGAGGCGGCAGTGAAGGAGATAGTAGCCATGGGGATGGCTCTGAGTTCGGTGATGAAGAAATGCAGAATGATGATCCAGACATTATCAGGAGCGACAGAGGCAACTCCAGAATGAACAGTGCTAGTGTCAAATCAGAAGAATCGAAAGGAAACAGTGATGAACAAGCAAGCACTCAGGATTCAGGTGACAGCCAATCAGTGGAGTATCCCAGGAGGAAAATTTTCAGAAAGTCCCGCATTTCTGAGGAAGATGATATAGGGGAGCTTGATGATAACAACACAATGGAAGAAATCAAGAGTGACTCAACAGAAAACACAAACTCCAAAGAAACTGGCCTCAGCCAATCCAGGGAAAACAGCGAGAGTGAATCTCTAGAAGAGAGTGAGGAGAAACAGTCCCCAGAAGACAGTCAAAATGTACAAGACCCCAGTAGTGAGTCTAGTCAAGAGATTGATCAACCATCTCAGGAAAATAGTAGTGAATCTCAGGAAGAGGTAGTGAGTGAGTCCAGGGGTGACAACCCAGATAACACCACCAGTCACTCAGAAGATCAGGAAGATAGCGATTCCAGTGAAGAGAACAGCTTGAATAAAACCTCCAGTTCAGAAAGTGAATCCACAGAGGAGCAAGCTGACAGTGAATCCAATGAAAGCCTCAAAGACTCAGAGGAAAGCCCAGAGTTCACTGAGGAGAACAGTTCTAGCCAGGAGGGCCTCCAGTCTCACAGCGCCTCAGCAGAGAGCCAAAGTGAAGAAAGCCAGTCTGAGCAGGACAGCCAGTCCGAGGAAGACGATGCCAGTGATTCTCAGGACAGCAGCAAATCAAAAGAAGACAGCAACTCTACTGAGAGCAAATCAAGTAGTGAGGAAGATGGCCAGTCAAAAAACACTGAGATAGAAAGCAGAAAATTAACAGTTGATACTTATCACAACAAACCCATTGGGGATCAAGATGACAATGACTGCCAAGACGGCTATTAG